Proteins encoded in a region of the Roseateles sp. SL47 genome:
- a CDS encoding sterol desaturase family protein: MDWFTDLFGQAQQALFEAVVQPIVFHLGFGNLLEDAFDATGWLLVGLLQIVFMLAVIGALQRWKPAEPVTDRRAIRVDVIYTLIQRLGLFRLVMFFTVEPVFDALTGQMRLWGIPTFQLDAVWPGVTDVAWVSFVIYLVVFDLLNYWLHRAQHQWHWWWALHSLHHSQRQMTMWSDSRNHLVDDLLIDSAVVLVARLIGVGPGQFVALVALSQLLENLQHANLRLSFGLIGERLLVSPRFHRLHHSIGIGHEGFGAGTLGGHNFAVLFPIWDVIFRTANFENRWDATGVRDQLPESGGRDYGEGFWAQQRLGLQRLFGEMRCGGRRASHARVIPHTAPTASSPGATDPGRLSTGGDD, encoded by the coding sequence ATGGACTGGTTCACCGATCTCTTTGGACAGGCGCAACAAGCGCTTTTTGAGGCTGTGGTGCAGCCCATCGTGTTCCATCTGGGCTTCGGCAATCTGCTGGAAGACGCGTTCGACGCCACCGGCTGGCTGCTGGTGGGGCTGCTGCAGATCGTCTTCATGCTGGCGGTGATCGGCGCCCTGCAGCGCTGGAAGCCGGCCGAGCCGGTGACCGACCGCCGCGCAATCCGGGTGGACGTGATCTACACCCTGATCCAGCGCCTGGGGCTGTTCCGGCTGGTGATGTTCTTCACCGTCGAGCCGGTCTTCGACGCACTCACCGGGCAGATGCGCCTGTGGGGCATCCCGACCTTCCAACTGGATGCCGTGTGGCCCGGCGTCACCGATGTGGCCTGGGTCAGCTTCGTGATCTACCTGGTGGTGTTTGACCTGCTGAACTACTGGCTGCATCGTGCGCAGCATCAGTGGCATTGGTGGTGGGCGCTGCATTCACTGCATCACAGCCAGCGCCAGATGACGATGTGGTCGGACAGCCGCAACCATCTGGTGGACGACCTGCTGATCGACAGCGCCGTTGTGCTGGTGGCGCGGCTCATCGGGGTGGGGCCGGGCCAGTTCGTTGCGCTGGTGGCGCTGTCGCAACTGCTGGAAAACCTGCAGCATGCCAACCTGCGGCTGAGTTTCGGCCTGATCGGGGAGCGCCTGCTGGTGAGCCCGCGCTTTCACCGTCTGCATCACTCCATCGGCATCGGCCATGAAGGCTTTGGGGCGGGCACCTTGGGTGGGCACAATTTTGCAGTGCTGTTTCCGATCTGGGACGTGATCTTCCGCACCGCCAATTTCGAGAATCGCTGGGATGCGACCGGCGTGCGGGACCAATTGCCCGAATCGGGCGGACGCGATTACGGGGAAGGCTTCTGGGCGCAGCAACGGCTCGGCCTGCAGCGCCTGTTCGGTGAGATGCGCTGCGGGGGCCGCCGTGCCAGTCACGCCCGCGTGATTCCCCACACCGCGCCCACGGCATCGTCCCCCGGCGCGACCGATCCTGGGCGGCTGTCCACGGGAGGGGACGACTGA
- the glnA gene encoding type I glutamate--ammonia ligase: MATKTVADVMNMVKEHEVKFIDFRFTDTRGKEQHVSVPVSAFDEDKFSSGHAFDGSSIAGWKGIEASDMLLMPDPNTANIDPFFEEPTLILTCDVIDPTDGKAYERDPRSLARRAEAYLKSSGLGDTAYFGPEPEFFIFDSVRWNVDMSGCFVKIESEEAAWNTGKEYEHGNSGYRPTVKGGYFPVPPVDSGQDMRSEMCLILEQMGIPVEVHHHEVANAGQMEIGTKFSSLVQRADWLQLQKYIIQNVAHAYGKTATFMPKPIVGDNGSGMHVHQSVWKDGKNLFAGDGYAGLSDFALYYIGGIIKHARALNAITNPGTNSYKRLVPGFEAPVKLAYSAKNRSASIRIPYVANPKGRRIEARFPDPSANPYLAFAALLMAGLDGVENKIHPGEAATKDLYHLPPEEDAKIPTVCHSLDQALEYLDKDRAFLTKGGVFTDAYIDAYIDLKMQEVQRFRMTTHPVEFDMYYSL; this comes from the coding sequence ATGGCCACCAAGACCGTCGCCGACGTGATGAACATGGTGAAGGAGCACGAAGTCAAGTTCATTGACTTCCGCTTCACTGACACCCGCGGCAAAGAACAGCACGTGTCCGTGCCCGTGTCCGCCTTCGATGAAGACAAGTTCTCGTCGGGCCATGCTTTTGACGGTTCCTCGATCGCCGGTTGGAAGGGCATCGAAGCCTCCGACATGCTGCTGATGCCGGACCCCAACACGGCCAACATCGATCCGTTCTTCGAAGAGCCGACCCTGATCCTGACCTGCGACGTCATCGATCCGACCGACGGCAAGGCGTATGAACGTGATCCGCGCTCGCTGGCACGCCGTGCCGAGGCTTATCTGAAGTCCTCCGGCCTGGGCGACACCGCGTACTTCGGTCCGGAACCCGAGTTCTTCATCTTCGACAGCGTCCGTTGGAATGTCGACATGTCCGGCTGCTTCGTGAAGATCGAATCCGAAGAAGCTGCCTGGAACACCGGCAAGGAATACGAGCACGGCAACAGCGGCTATCGTCCCACCGTCAAGGGCGGCTACTTCCCGGTGCCCCCGGTCGATTCCGGCCAGGACATGCGTTCGGAAATGTGCCTGATCCTGGAACAGATGGGCATTCCGGTCGAAGTGCATCACCACGAAGTGGCAAACGCCGGCCAGATGGAAATCGGCACCAAGTTCAGCTCGCTGGTGCAGCGCGCGGACTGGCTGCAACTGCAAAAGTACATCATCCAGAACGTGGCCCATGCCTACGGCAAGACCGCCACGTTCATGCCCAAGCCCATCGTTGGCGACAACGGTTCCGGCATGCACGTCCACCAGTCGGTGTGGAAAGACGGCAAGAACCTGTTCGCTGGTGACGGTTATGCCGGCCTGAGCGACTTCGCGCTGTACTACATCGGCGGCATCATCAAGCATGCCCGCGCCCTGAATGCGATCACCAACCCCGGCACCAACAGCTACAAGCGTCTGGTCCCTGGCTTCGAAGCCCCGGTGAAGCTGGCCTACTCGGCCAAGAACCGCTCGGCCTCGATCCGCATTCCGTATGTGGCCAACCCGAAGGGCCGCCGCATCGAAGCGCGCTTCCCCGATCCTTCCGCCAACCCCTACCTGGCCTTCGCAGCGCTGCTGATGGCCGGTCTGGACGGCGTGGAAAACAAGATCCATCCGGGCGAAGCCGCCACCAAGGATCTGTACCACCTGCCGCCGGAAGAAGACGCGAAGATCCCGACCGTCTGCCACAGCCTGGATCAGGCGCTGGAATACCTGGACAAGGACCGCGCGTTCCTGACCAAGGGTGGCGTGTTCACCGATGCCTACATCGATGCCTACATCGACCTGAAGATGCAGGAAGTCCAGCGCTTCCGCATGACCACGCATCCGGTCGAATTCGACATGTACTACTCGCTCTGA
- the glnL gene encoding nitrogen regulation protein NR(II) yields the protein MNAKTQPPSAAHPYQAFDLLATLVAVVQPDGTCEFANTAVETLFNLPRRAVQGSNLLDWFPDTSRLVEALEGVSRNDFSSSRFDALIRRGPRAHDDVLPVHVIVSQTDDPQRLVIELIENAQQSRQDREERNLDQVRSTKELTRNLAHEIKNPLGGIRGAAQLLALELQPTELWPELEEYTEVIIHEADRLQSLVDRLLAPHRRAQVVGDVNIHEICERVRTLVQAQYPRGLRLQRDYDISLPDFRGDREQLIQAVLNIVQNAAQALHERIAAGDAVIYLRTRVARQVTIGKQRWRLALELHIEDNGPGVPEEIKDRIFFPLVSGRDGGSGLGLTLAQTIAQQHQGMIDCDSQPGRTDFRITLPLP from the coding sequence ATGAATGCCAAGACCCAGCCGCCGTCTGCGGCCCATCCCTACCAGGCCTTTGACCTGCTGGCCACGCTGGTGGCGGTGGTGCAGCCCGACGGCACCTGTGAATTCGCCAATACGGCCGTTGAAACCCTGTTCAACCTGCCGCGCCGTGCGGTGCAGGGCAGCAACCTGCTGGATTGGTTTCCCGACACCAGCCGGCTGGTGGAAGCGCTGGAAGGCGTCTCCCGCAACGATTTCTCCAGCAGCCGCTTTGATGCGTTGATCCGGCGCGGGCCCCGCGCCCACGACGACGTGCTGCCGGTGCATGTCATCGTCAGCCAGACGGACGACCCGCAGCGGCTGGTCATCGAGCTGATCGAAAACGCTCAGCAAAGCCGCCAGGACCGCGAAGAACGCAACCTCGACCAGGTGCGCTCCACCAAGGAGCTGACCCGCAACCTCGCCCACGAGATCAAGAACCCGCTGGGTGGCATCCGCGGCGCGGCACAGTTGCTGGCGCTGGAACTCCAGCCCACCGAGCTGTGGCCGGAGCTGGAGGAATACACCGAAGTCATCATCCACGAGGCGGACCGGCTGCAATCGCTGGTGGACCGCCTGCTGGCGCCACACCGCCGGGCCCAGGTGGTGGGGGATGTGAACATCCACGAGATCTGCGAGCGGGTCCGCACCCTGGTGCAGGCCCAGTACCCACGCGGGTTGCGGCTGCAGCGGGACTATGACATTTCACTGCCGGACTTCCGCGGCGACCGCGAACAGCTCATCCAGGCCGTGCTCAACATTGTCCAGAACGCGGCGCAGGCCCTGCATGAACGCATTGCGGCCGGCGATGCGGTGATTTATTTGCGCACGCGGGTGGCCCGACAAGTGACCATTGGCAAGCAACGCTGGCGCTTGGCATTGGAATTGCATATTGAAGATAACGGCCCGGGCGTACCCGAGGAGATCAAGGACCGCATCTTTTTCCCGCTGGTGTCGGGCAGGGATGGGGGCTCTGGTCTCGGGTTGACGCTGGCACAGACGATTGCCCAACAGCACCAGGGGATGATCGACTGTGACAGCCAACCGGGCCGGACCGATTTCCGAATCACCCTGCCTTTACCCTGA
- a CDS encoding competence/damage-inducible protein A, translated as MNIGLIIIGDEILSGKRQDKHLAKVIELLGARGLSLAWAKYLGDDRDQLTRELRSAFSSGDLVFSCGGIGATPDDHTRQAAAAALDRPLALHPEAAEFIWQRVQQMATEQGLPADRDHPDTQRRMEMGVFPQGASIIPNPYNKIPGFSVGSVYFVPGFPVMAHPMIEWVLDQRYAELHRHVGTREKSLIVQGAMEASLTPLMEQVEARFPGIKVFSLPSVDHPQWGRHIELGVKPSGDGQGQGAGSDPLESAYQALREGVVQFGAVISTEMVR; from the coding sequence ATGAACATCGGCCTCATCATCATCGGCGACGAAATCCTCTCCGGGAAACGTCAGGACAAGCATCTGGCCAAGGTCATTGAACTGCTGGGCGCGCGAGGGCTGAGCCTCGCCTGGGCCAAGTACCTGGGGGATGACCGCGATCAGCTCACCCGCGAGCTGCGCAGCGCTTTCAGCAGCGGCGACCTGGTCTTCAGCTGCGGCGGCATCGGCGCCACACCGGATGACCACACCCGCCAGGCGGCAGCCGCCGCGCTGGACCGGCCGCTGGCCCTGCACCCCGAGGCGGCGGAATTCATCTGGCAGCGCGTGCAGCAGATGGCCACCGAGCAAGGCCTGCCCGCCGATCGCGACCACCCGGACACGCAGCGCCGCATGGAGATGGGGGTGTTTCCGCAGGGCGCCAGCATCATCCCCAACCCCTACAACAAGATCCCCGGCTTTTCGGTCGGCTCGGTGTACTTCGTGCCCGGCTTCCCGGTGATGGCCCATCCGATGATCGAATGGGTGCTGGACCAGCGCTATGCCGAACTGCATCGCCACGTGGGCACCCGCGAGAAGTCGCTGATCGTGCAGGGCGCGATGGAAGCATCGCTGACCCCGCTGATGGAGCAGGTGGAGGCCCGGTTTCCCGGCATCAAGGTGTTCTCGCTGCCCAGCGTGGACCATCCGCAGTGGGGCCGGCACATCGAGCTGGGGGTGAAGCCCTCGGGTGACGGCCAAGGGCAGGGCGCCGGTTCGGACCCGCTTGAGTCGGCCTACCAGGCGCTGCGCGAAGGGGTGGTCCAATTTGGTGCCGTCATCAGCACTGAAATGGTGCGATGA
- the ntrC gene encoding nitrogen regulation protein NR(I), which yields MKSIWIVDDDHSIRFVLEKALTREGLPVRSFSQAREVLAALEEDSPQVLVSDIRMPGGSGLELLNTIKKQLPGLPVIIMTAYSDLDSAVSAFQGGAFEYLPKPFDLPRAVELIRRAQEESQRESVAEETQVQMPEMLGQAPAMQDVFRAIGRLSQSHVTVLITGESGSGKELVARALHKHSPRAEGPFVAINTAAIPKDLLESELFGHERGAFTGAQATRRGRFEQAEGGTLFLDEIGDMPLDLQTRLLRVLSDGQFYRVGGHSPQRANVRVVAATHQNLETLVKEGRFREDLFHRLNVIRLRLPPLRERREDVPLLARYFLQRSAAELGVEPKRLSEAALQRLVNFDFPGNVRQLENICHWLSVMAPSLVVEAKDLPQELLAPSGGGSGMSETVPVSSGLTSSQPLPAAVAGAVPLASSPDAWVAEMAREARRLLTAGEPDVWDVLTRRFEASLILTALDLTRGRRIEAAQKLGIGRNTITRKIQELNLDA from the coding sequence ATGAAGTCGATCTGGATTGTTGACGACGACCATTCCATTCGTTTTGTGTTGGAGAAAGCGCTGACGCGCGAAGGCCTGCCGGTGCGCAGCTTCAGTCAGGCCCGCGAGGTGCTCGCCGCGCTGGAAGAGGACTCGCCGCAAGTGCTGGTCTCGGACATCCGCATGCCGGGTGGCTCGGGGCTGGAATTGCTCAACACCATCAAGAAGCAGCTCCCCGGACTGCCGGTGATCATCATGACGGCCTACTCCGATCTGGACAGTGCCGTCTCCGCCTTCCAGGGCGGTGCGTTTGAATACCTGCCCAAGCCGTTTGACCTGCCACGTGCGGTGGAACTCATCCGCCGTGCGCAGGAAGAGAGCCAGCGTGAATCGGTGGCGGAAGAAACGCAGGTGCAGATGCCTGAGATGCTGGGCCAGGCCCCGGCGATGCAGGATGTGTTCCGGGCGATCGGCCGCTTGAGTCAGAGCCATGTCACCGTGCTGATCACCGGTGAGTCCGGCTCGGGCAAGGAACTGGTGGCGCGTGCGCTGCACAAACACAGCCCGCGGGCCGAAGGGCCGTTTGTGGCCATCAACACGGCCGCCATTCCGAAAGACCTGCTGGAGTCGGAATTGTTCGGCCACGAGCGGGGGGCGTTCACCGGCGCACAGGCCACCCGTCGCGGGCGATTCGAGCAGGCCGAAGGCGGCACGCTTTTCCTCGACGAAATCGGCGATATGCCGCTGGACCTGCAGACCCGTCTGCTGCGTGTGCTGTCCGATGGCCAGTTCTATCGCGTGGGTGGGCACAGCCCCCAGCGGGCCAATGTGCGGGTGGTGGCAGCCACCCATCAGAACCTGGAAACGCTGGTCAAGGAAGGCCGCTTCCGCGAAGACTTGTTCCACCGCCTGAATGTCATCCGCCTGCGGCTGCCGCCGCTGCGGGAGCGCCGTGAAGACGTGCCCCTGCTGGCGCGTTATTTCCTGCAGCGCAGTGCGGCGGAACTGGGCGTGGAGCCCAAGCGCTTGTCGGAAGCTGCGCTGCAGCGCCTGGTGAATTTTGATTTCCCGGGCAACGTGCGCCAGCTGGAAAACATCTGCCATTGGCTCAGCGTGATGGCCCCCAGCCTGGTGGTGGAAGCCAAGGACCTGCCGCAGGAACTGCTGGCCCCGAGTGGGGGTGGCAGCGGCATGTCGGAGACGGTGCCGGTGAGCAGTGGGCTCACCAGCAGCCAGCCGTTGCCGGCCGCAGTGGCGGGGGCGGTGCCGCTGGCGTCGTCGCCGGATGCCTGGGTGGCGGAGATGGCGCGCGAGGCGCGACGCCTGCTGACCGCTGGCGAGCCCGACGTGTGGGATGTGCTGACCCGCCGCTTTGAGGCCAGCCTGATCCTGACGGCGCTCGACCTGACGCGTGGGCGTCGGATCGAGGCGGCGCAGAAGCTGGGCATTGGCCGCAACACCATCACGCGCAAGATCCAGGAACTGAATCTGGACGCTTGA
- a CDS encoding EI24 domain-containing protein, whose protein sequence is MIKPMGRVADSFWRAAVYCLHPQVIGLSLLPLLVLGLLSGGLGYFFWESAVSAVRATIESWSLVEGLLKWLDSMGGQSLRTVLAPIILLCLTLPPLAALSMVLVAMLMTPSLVNLVGRRRFPSLERKRGGGFFASLMWSLGHTVVCLLLLMFSLPFWLIPPLFAVLPPLIFGWLGYRVFTFDSLADHASGPERRRMLREHRLPLMLLGLCTGYLGAAPAAIFSLGVMAIALTPVLLPLAVWLFTLVFAFSSLWFTHYTLAALQEMRREATVTPSTPLDEVMDALPANYATTPPRVEDFPPDEPVRPEAGAGMPSVPTSEGAGRSGRSAGDLRLPGH, encoded by the coding sequence ATGATCAAACCGATGGGCCGTGTGGCCGATTCCTTCTGGCGGGCGGCGGTGTATTGCTTGCATCCCCAGGTGATTGGCCTGTCCTTGCTGCCGCTGCTGGTGCTGGGCCTGCTGTCCGGTGGGCTGGGATATTTCTTCTGGGAATCCGCGGTGTCGGCCGTGCGCGCGACGATCGAGTCCTGGAGTCTGGTGGAAGGCCTGCTGAAATGGCTGGACAGCATGGGGGGGCAGAGCCTGCGGACCGTGCTGGCGCCGATCATCCTGCTGTGTCTCACGCTGCCGCCGCTGGCCGCGCTGAGCATGGTGCTGGTGGCCATGCTGATGACCCCCTCGCTGGTGAACCTGGTGGGGCGCCGCCGGTTTCCGTCCCTGGAACGCAAGCGCGGTGGTGGTTTCTTTGCCAGCCTGATGTGGTCGCTGGGGCACACGGTGGTGTGCCTGCTGCTGCTGATGTTCTCGCTGCCGTTCTGGCTGATTCCGCCGCTGTTTGCGGTGCTGCCGCCGCTGATCTTTGGCTGGCTGGGCTACCGCGTCTTCACCTTCGATTCGCTGGCCGACCATGCGTCCGGCCCGGAGCGTCGCCGCATGCTGCGCGAGCATCGGCTGCCACTGATGCTGCTGGGCCTGTGCACCGGATATCTGGGGGCGGCGCCGGCGGCCATCTTCTCACTGGGCGTGATGGCGATTGCGCTCACCCCGGTGCTGCTGCCCCTGGCGGTCTGGCTGTTCACGCTGGTGTTTGCCTTCAGCTCGCTCTGGTTCACCCACTACACATTGGCCGCGCTGCAGGAGATGCGGCGCGAGGCCACGGTGACCCCCAGCACGCCGCTGGATGAGGTGATGGATGCGCTGCCGGCCAACTACGCAACAACGCCGCCACGCGTGGAGGACTTTCCTCCGGATGAGCCGGTCCGCCCGGAGGCTGGGGCCGGCATGCCCAGCGTGCCGACATCCGAAGGGGCCGGGCGCTCCGGCCGGTCGGCGGGGGATCTGAGGCTTCCCGGCCACTAG